AAAGAAATGGTTTGGCAAATAGCTCGCTAACAAAAAAGCCTCCGTACTCCGGAGGCTTTTTTGTATCGTTCCCTTCCCTACTTATATGACATCATACATGTGTATGCACAGGAATCTCGCATTGTTCCACCTGAAAGTCACGACTGCAATCACGATATCCAGTCTCAGGATTCCAGGTCTTTACCCACATTTGTTCAGGAAATGCTTGAGCTTTGTAGATTGATTTTCCGATTAATAAACGTAGGCATTCTTGGGTGGTTTCAGAAATACTCGGGTGGGGATAAACCGACTTCAGAACATCACCAGCCCCTTTATTATGATCCATAAAGTGGGCGATCGAGAGAACCACATTGGAAACCTGCGGACCCGCAGAACGCATCCCCAATATTTTCATATCAGCATCATCGGTGACGACAATCTTGACAAAGCCCCTTTTGGCACGCATGGCCAACGGTCGACTTGACATGGCATAAGCCACATACCCCACCCGATATCTCACCCCTTTAGCCTGACATTGCTCTTCACTTAAACCAACAGTCGCAACCGATGGGTTAAGGAACATGATTGCCGACATATTACTGTAGTTGAGGGGATGTGTTGAGCGACAAAACATCTCTTTGGCAGCCATTCGCGCTTCCATTTCAGCAATGTTCACCAGGTTGGGATGGCACGTCACATCACCGCAAGCAAAAATATTTCCATCAACCCGGCAATCAACACCGGTTGTCAGGAAGCCGTTTTTATCCAACTCAATTCCAACTTTGTCCAACCCCAAATGCTTCAGATTCGGCTGACGACCAACAGAAATCAAAGCAGCATCGATCTCGATAACCTCACTGTGCCCATCTGGAAAATCAAGTACCGCAGCCAGATAGTCTTTGCGTCGATGGATATCCTGCAAGGTGGCGGATTGATGCAGAACCACCCCGGCCGATTCAAGACTTTTTTCAACAAAACGACTGACATCGTGGTCTTCATACGACAAAACACGCTCTTTATGATCGACGAGATGCACTTGTGTCTGCCCAAAATTGGCAAAAATCGTTGCATATTCACAACCGACAACACCCGCACCAAGAATCAGTAGCCGTTTTGGAAACCGCTTAAGGCGATGGATACCATTGGAGTTGAAGATTTTTTCCTGATCCATCTGGATGTTTCCGTATCCTCGTGGATGACTTCCT
This is a stretch of genomic DNA from uncultured Desulfuromonas sp.. It encodes these proteins:
- a CDS encoding NAD(P)/FAD-dependent oxidoreductase gives rise to the protein MTEQTMEYDLCVLGCGPGGFAGAMRAFDFGKHVCIIEGGEIGGAGVKWGALASKTMWELSKDYSIAAKRDRGYHSQALTVDYCEVNATVEEAVKERQYQMLTQLETFSPRRWQGQGSITLIRGWASFVDRRSVNVSLEDGSIRQVFAKNFLIATGSHPRGYGNIQMDQEKIFNSNGIHRLKRFPKRLLILGAGVVGCEYATIFANFGQTQVHLVDHKERVLSYEDHDVSRFVEKSLESAGVVLHQSATLQDIHRRKDYLAAVLDFPDGHSEVIEIDAALISVGRQPNLKHLGLDKVGIELDKNGFLTTGVDCRVDGNIFACGDVTCHPNLVNIAEMEARMAAKEMFCRSTHPLNYSNMSAIMFLNPSVATVGLSEEQCQAKGVRYRVGYVAYAMSSRPLAMRAKRGFVKIVVTDDADMKILGMRSAGPQVSNVVLSIAHFMDHNKGAGDVLKSVYPHPSISETTQECLRLLIGKSIYKAQAFPEQMWVKTWNPETGYRDCSRDFQVEQCEIPVHTHV